The following are encoded in a window of Pectinophora gossypiella chromosome 8, ilPecGoss1.1, whole genome shotgun sequence genomic DNA:
- the LOC126369119 gene encoding sodium/potassium-transporting ATPase subunit alpha-B-like, with translation MNREPPRTASQMEMKKKGRMPHVEHSGPQRRRSSLTGTASSLRNSLMGKAPEEELNMMKEETHTAVHFLSPKQLEVVYRTSIENGLTDSFAAELLARDGPNQLRELKSNGYWKLFCHNLFGWFQCVLWVGAVLNFIAFFCTKSDDEGTGHSNKDYLYLGCVITATIVGTGLFGFYQEAKNLSVMSGFEKLVPPNAVVIREGVKKVIPNSEVVVGDIVEMNGGEVVPADVRILDCTNFKTDMASLTGESQPISHRAHYTHANPLESKNMAYFSCPITEGWARGLVVDTGEFTQIGKIAGLVTGLEKEKTPIAKEITHFIKLICGVAFFFGFVFFVMVYLIQKSWVKALQYMLGIILANVPEGLLVTLTVCMTLSAKNLKKKNCLAKTLQAVETLGSTSCICSDKTGTLTLNRMSVSHLFSDFKIYDKSDHSHVSDPVYTALCVAACLNLKAEFTADTLNLPINKRKVLGDASEAAILRYMEENRSATELRQANPKVTQIPFNSANKYQVTIHNMSDTNSYYLIMKGAPEIVVEYCSKVLITGGNIDLTPQIKKELKENFIKLANMGERVLGYGDYKLPLSEYPIGYPFNPQERNFPLEGLQFIGTISMIDPPRPEVKDAIALCRQAGIKVTMVTGDHPVTALAISREIGTISNATAYDYAFEHHIDINDVPAHIKSQFLAAVITGEDLRKMTATTLKQAIQKYTEITFARTSPQQKLFIVENYQALQYVVAVTGDGVNDSPALKKADIGVAMGINGTEVSKQAADMILLDDNFASIVLGVQEGRRIFDNLKKVIAYTLTSNTPEMLPFVLYACLGMPLPLTLLLILVINVGTDLLPAMSLAYEASEEDIMSIPPRKLTDHLVNRVMIFMAYFQVGMIQFFAGMFSYFVVFADEGFFPSSLFFIRSAWETPTKSVMDSFGRHWFFQDRKRVERKAQTAYFVSVCWTQISDVIICKTRRISLLKKGMHNHVLNVSIVVDLIAAVAVTYLPFCNEIFSTEPLNWYDFLLSVPYMILMILGDEIRRYVIRNNLSKWVESETYY, from the exons ATGAATAGAGAACCACCAAGAACGGCTTCCCAAATGGAAATGAAAAAGAAG GGTCGTATGCCCCACGTGGAGCATTCGGGACCGCAGCGGCGGCGCTCGAGCCTGACGGGCACCGCGTCCTCCCTACGTAACAGCCTCATGGGCAAGGCGCCCGAGGAGGAGCTCAATATGATGAAGGAGGAGACGCACACCGCCGTGCACTTCCTCAGCCCCAAACAGCTGGAGGTGGTGTACCGCACCAGCATCGAGAACGGCCTTACCGACAGCTTCGCCGCCGAGCTGCTCGCGCGCGACGGACCCAACCAGCTCCGCGAACTCAAGAGCAACGGCTACTGGAAACTCTTCTGCCACAACCTCTTTGGCTGGTTCCAATGCGTCCTCTGGGTTGGAGCCGTCCTCAACTTCATTGCCTTTTTTTGTACCAAATCAGACGATGAAGGAACTGGACATTCCAACAAAGATTATTTATACTTGGGCTGTGTCATCACAGCTACTATCGTAGGAACCGGATTATTTGGCTTTTATCAAGAGGCGAAGAACTTATCCGTCATGAGTGGATTTGAGAAATTAGTGCCTCCAAATGCCGTTGTAATTCGCGAGGGTGTCAAAAAAGTAATACCAAATAGTGAAGTCGTGGTAGGCGATATAGTTGAAATGAACGGAGGGGAGGTAGTGCCAGCAGACGTCCGTATCTTAGATTGTACCAATTTTAAAACTGACATGGCGTCGTTGACTGGAGAGTCTCAACCTATTTCCCACAGAGCGCATTACACACATGCTAATCCGCTAGAGTCGAAGAACATGGCGTACTTCAGTTGCCCGATCACAGAGGGCTGGGCGCGTGGGCTGGTTGTGGACACGGGGGAGTTCACACAGATCGGTAAGATCGCCGGCCTAGTCACTGGGCTCGAGAAAGAAAAGACTCCTATTGCTAAAGAAATCACGCATTTCATTAAGCTTATCTGTGGTGTCGCATTCTTTTTCGGATTTGTATTCTTTGTAATGGTTTATTTAATTCAGAAGAGCTGGGTAAAGGCTTTACAATATATGCTCGGAATAATTTTAGCCAATGTGCCCGAAGGGTTACTCGTGACTTTAACCGTTTGCATGACGTTATCAGCAAAGAATCTTAAAAAGAAGAACTGTTTGGCGAAAACTCTGCAGGCTGTAGAGACTTTGGGTTCTACTTCGTGTATTTGCTCAGACAAAACTGGAACATTAACGTTGAACCGAATGTCAGTTTCTcatttattttctgactttAAAATTTATGATAAAAGTGACCACAGTCACGTTTCTGATCCCGTGTATACAGCATTGTGTGTGGCCGCTTGTCTCAACCTGAAAGCGGAATTCACTGCCGATACCTTAAATTTGccaataaacaaaagaaaagttttAGGAGATGCGTCCGAGGCTGCAATACTTCGTTATATGGAAGAAAATCGGTCTGCGACTGAGCTCCGACAAGCAAATCCTAAAGTAACCCAGATACCTTTTAATTCCGCAAACAAATATCAAGTGACAATTCATAACATGAGTGATACAAACAGTTACTATTTAATAATGAAGGGAGCACCTGAAATTGTTGTTGAATATTGCAGTAAAGTGTTAATAACTGGTGGTAACATAGACCTCACTCCACAGATAAAAAAAGAGCTCAAAgaaaattttatcaaattaGCCAATATGGGAGAACGAGTGCTTGGTTATGGTGATTATAAATTACCATTAAGCGAATACCCAATAGGCTATCCATTTAATCCTCAAGAACGAAACTTTCCTCTAGAAGGATTGCAATTTATCGGTACCATATCCATGATTGACCCACCACGACCAGAAGTCAAGGACGCTATAGCTCTTTGTCGGCAAGCTGGAATTAAAGTAACCATGGTTACTGGGGATCATCCTGTGACAGCTTTAGCTATATCGCGCGAAATAGGAACTATTTCAAACGCCACCGCTTACGACTACGCATTCGAACATCACATCGACATAAATGACGTACCAGCACACATAAAAAGCCAATTTTTAGCAGCAGTGATTACCGGTGAAGATCTCCGTAAGATGACCGCAACAACCCTGAAGCAGGCGATTCAGAAATACACAGAAATCACTTTCGCTAGAACTAGCCCCCAACAAAAACTGTTTATTGTGGAAAACTATCAGGCGTTGCAATATGTGGTCGCTGTCACTGGAGACGGCGTCAACGATTCACCGGCTTTAAAGAAAGCTGACATAGGGGTTGCCATGGGTATAAATGGAACTGAAGTATCTAAGCAAGCTGCAGACATGATTCTGTTAGATGACAATTTTGCTTCTATAGTCCTTGGCGTGCAAGAGGGTAGGAGAATTTTTGATAACCTGAAAAAGGTGATTGCGTACACTCTGACATCTAACACACCAGAAATGTTGCCTTTTGTATTGTACGCTTGTCTCGGTATGCCGTTGCCGCTCACCCTGTTGTTGATATTGGTGATAAATGTAGGGACCGACTTATTGCCGGCCATGAGTCTAGCATACGAGGCATCCGAGGAGGACATCATGAGCATACCACCACGTAAGCTCACTGACCATCTCGTTAATAGGGTGATGATATTTATGGCTTATTTCCAAGTTGGTATGATCCAATTCTTCGCAGGGATGTTTTCTTACTTTGTCGTATTCGCTGATGAAGGTTTCTTCCCTTCTAGTTTATTTTTCATTCGGTCCGCATGGGAAACGCCGACTAAGTCCGTAATGGATTCTTTCGGGCGACATTGGTTTTTTCAGGATAGGAAAAGAGTAGAGCGGAAGGCACAAACGGCGTATTTCGTGTCTGTTTGTTGGACTCAGATATCGGACGTGATAATTTGTAAGACTCGGAGAATATCGCTTTTGAAGAAGGGCATGCATAACCACGTGTTGAATGTGAGTATAGTGGTGGACCTGATCGCGGCGGTGGCGGTCACCTATCTGCCATTTTGCAACGAGATTTTCAGCACGGAGCCGCTTAACTGGTACGACTTCCTCCTGTCCGTGCCCTACATGATACTTATGATACTAGGTGACGAAATACGTCGATATGTCATCAGAAATAACTTGTCCAAATGGGTCGAAAGTGAAACTTATTACTAG
- the LOC126368991 gene encoding cuticle protein 7-like, which yields MIAKILVLCCACAAVSAAPGVLDGLGYGVAAPIAHAYAAPAIAAPIAHTYAAPAYAAPVVKAVAAPIIRAEPVDPNPAYSFSYGVADPATGDQKNAAETLQNGVVHGQYSLVEPDGHVRRVTYTADKVNGFNAVVERTGGAHAVAAAPVAVAAPIAKVVAPAPVAVAAPVARYTLPAIGHPWG from the exons ATGATCGCTAAG ATATTAGTGTTGTGTTGCGCGTGCGCCGCAGTGTCGGCGGCGCCGGGCGTGCTGGACGGGCTGGGCTATGGCGTCGCGGCCCCCATCGCGCATGCGTACGCCGCGCCCGCCATCGCCGCCCCCATTGCACACACTTATGCCGCCCCTGCGTACGCCGCACCCGTCGTTAAAGCTGTCGCGGCTCCG ATCATCCGCGCAGAGCCAGTAGACCCGAACCCAGCGTACAGCTTCTCGTACGGCGTGGCGGACCCGGCGACGGGAGACCAGAAGAACGCGGCAGAGACCCTGCAGAACGGCGTGGTGCACGGACAGTACAGCTTAGTGGAGCCCGACGGCCACGTCCGCAGGGTCACCTACACCGCCGACAAGGTCAACGGCTTCAACGCCGTCGTTGAAAGAACTGGCGGTGCTCATGCG GTGGCGGCGGCTCCCGTAGCTGTGGCGGCGCCGATAGCGAAGGTAGTGGCGCCCGCGCCGGTGGCTGTTGCTGCCCCTGTCGCCAGATACACCCTGCCCGCCATCGGACACCCCTGGGGTTAA
- the LOC126368894 gene encoding intraflagellar transport protein 56 — MILSRSKPATDSRVSTGSNSAKKHFPELEDFVLKRDYVGALTMLEFLKHEGNKDVWVDVWTAWCWFHLGEYAQALEAYQRVKMRDGLDERVTDSLDIDIAVCYFYLGMYEEAKKSAETAPKCALKTRLQFHLAHKLNEEESLMRSHAALRDVPEDQLSLASVHYLRAHYQEAIDVYKKLLLDRRSYLALNVYVALCYYKLDYYDVSQEVLGVYLAHHPTSTVACNLKACNLFRLYNGKAAESELKQISSDQHTFGQDLVKHNLVVFRNGEGALKVLPELVDVVPEARLNLAGYRLRAREPLEARALLEPLQPTSPLHYILRGVVASRLFNETGDDEQLKVAQQSFHLVGSSASECDTIPGRQCMASSYFLANQFEEVLVYLNSIKSFFVNDDTFNFNYAQAKVATGAYREAEECLLAIQDESVRSSFTYLACLCRCHVMNRDAHLAWDICLKAAGTPDSFALLQIVANDSYRMGQFLVAARAFQMLDRLDGGPEMWEGLRGAVCGCAQAAAASRPNAAGDLREALALLKGPRAHPRADHILRPITRWAQQQRIPV, encoded by the exons ATG ATCCTGTCCCGCTCGAAGCCGGCTACGGACAGCCGCGTCAGCACCGGCTCCAACTCGGCCAAGAAGCACTTCCCTGAGCTGGAGGACTTTGTGCTCAAACGGGACTACGTTGGCGCTCTTACTATGCTTGAG TTCCTGAAACACGAAGGCAACAAGGACGTGTGGGTGGACGTGTGGACGGCGTGGTGCTGGTTCCACCTGGGGGAGTACGCGCAGGCGCTGGAGGCCTACCAGCGCGTCAAGATGAGGGACGGCCTCGACGAGCGTGTGACCGACAGTCTAGACATAGACATAGCTGTTTGCTACTTCTACCTGG GCATGTACGAAGAAGCAAAAAAATCAGCCGAGACGGCTCCTAAATGTGCTTTAAAA ACGCGATTGCAGTTCCACCTGGCCCACAAGTTGAATGAAGAGGAGTCCCTGATGCGGTCACACGCGGCGCTGCGTGATGTGCCGGAAGACCAGTTAAGTCTGGCCTCCGTGCACTATCTCCGCGCTCACTACCAGGAGGCCATCGATGTTTATAAGAAGTTGTTGCTAGACCGAAG GAGCTACCTAGCCCTGAACGTGTACGTGGCACTGTGCTACTACAAGCTGGACTACTACGACGTGTCGCAGGAGGTGCTGGGCGTCTACCTCGCCCACCACCCCACCTCCACCGTCGCGTGTAACCTGAAGGCCTGCAACCTGTTTCG ACTCTACAACGGCAAAGCGGCCGAAAGTGAACTGAAGCAAATTTCGTCGGATCAACATACTTTTGGCCAAGACTTGGTCAAACACAATCTAGTTGTGTTCCGAAATGGGGAAGGTGCACTGAAG GTGTTGCCGGAGCTGGTGGACGTGGTCCCCGAGGCGCGGCTGAACCTGGCGGGGTACCGGCTGCGTGCGCGGGAGCCGCTTGAAGCGCGCGCCTTGTTGGAGCCGCTACAACCTACCTCGCCGCTGCACTACATCCTGCGCGGCGTCGTCGCCTCCAGGCTATTCAACGAAACCGGGGAT GATGAGCAGCTGAAGGTCGCACAGCAGAGCTTCCACCTGGTGGGCAGCTCCGCGTCGGAGTGCGACACCATTCCGGGCCGCCAGTGCATGGCCTCCTCATACTTCCTGGCCAACCAGTTCGAGGAGGTGCTCGTCTACCTCAACTCCATCAAGAGCTTCTTTGTCAACGATGACACCTTCAACTTCAATTACGCTCAG GCTAAAGTAGCGACGGGCGCGTACCGCGAGGCGGAGGAATGTCTGCTGGCGATACAGGATGAGAGCGTCCGCAGTTCATTCACGTACCTGGCGTGCCTGTGCCGCTGTCACGTCATGAACCGCGACGCACATCTAGCCTGGGACATCTGCCTCAAG GCGGCTGGTACTCCAGACAGTTTCGCACTGCTCCAGATCGTGGCCAACGACAGCTACCGCATGGGACAGTTTCTTGTGGCCGCGAGAGCCTTCCAAATGCTGGACAG GCTAGACGGTGGTCCAGAGATGTGGGAGGGTCTCCGCGGCGCGGTGTGCGGCTGCGCACAAGCCGCGGCGGCCAGCCGGCCCAACGCGGCGGGGGACCTGCGCGAGGCCCTCGCGCTGCTCAAGGGCCCCCGCGCGCACCCCCGCGCCGACCACATCCTCCGCCCCATCACTCGCTGGGCCCAACAGCAGCGGATACCCGTCTAA